The region GTAGATATTACCCGTTTCCGGATCTACGCCCATGCCATGAAAGCTTCTATCAATGATCACGGTGCTGCTCAGGCTGGAAGCATTGATGTCCTGCACCAAGGTTTTGCCGTCATAGTTAAAGTATAGCTTATCGCCGCTTCCGTTGATAGCCAGGTTTGCGGGCATGGTTCTGTTGCTGTCAAAGGTAAAGGTCTGCACGTTCTGAGTGGTCAGCGTCACCCTGTTAAGGGCTCCCGCAGTTGTCAGCGTGTAGTCTATCGCAGACCAATCGGAAGTATACATAACTTTACCTGCACTCAGCACCCAAAGGTTTTTGTTGCGGTCCAGGACCAGGTTAGTAGGAGAGTCGGATACGGTGATGGTGTTCTCCACCGCGTCTGTTGCCGTGTTGATAACCGTAATCGTGTTCTCCCCGCTATTGGCCACATACAGTTTGCTATCGACAAGTATAAGTTCTTCAGGCTGTGGGCCTACCGGTATGCTTTTAGTTATCTGCATCGTTTTTAAATCGATAACCGACACCCGGCCCGGCTCGCCATATACAACCCACTCGGTTACATAAGCTTTGTCGGCATCCAGGGCTGCAAAGTAGCGGGGCTGCTTCAGGTTTTCCAGCACAGCCTCCGTCTTGAAAGTATAGGCGTTTACCACCTCAATCTTGTTGCTATTGTTTACCGTGATGTAAGCGCGGTCCTCCACCAGGTCCAGGTCCGTCAACACATCGCCTAATGGTCTATCCGCATTGGCTTTGCTGAAGATATTATTGGCAACCGTGTGCCCGGCACTGTCGCTCATGAAGGAAACGGAGGCGTTGGTGTGCGTGTAGTTTCCCTCGTTCAGTACAAATACGCCCTTCTGGTCATATGGCCCCCGAACCTCGACAGGGAGTTCCGGTTCTACATCATTTTTGTCGTCGCAACTGGTAAAGCCAATGGAGGTAAGAGCCAGCGTGGCTGCCAGGAAAAAGCTGCGGAAAAAATTGGTTTTTTTCATTATGGTTTAAGTAAGAGTATAATTAAGGAATAATAAAGCGTAGGCTGAACGTATAGCCGCGTGGCGGCATGGCCCGGTAAGCCATGGTTTGGTAGGCGGCATTGGTTAGGTTGTCGGAGCGGAGCGTGAGCAGCAGCGTGTTTTGCCCCAGTTGTAGTTTCCGGCTCAGGGAAAGGTTCAGAAGCATAAAGTCGTCGAGGTGGCTGGTTTCGGAGTTGGAGGTATAGCGCAGGCCGGTGTAGTTTAAATTGCCCAACAGGCTCCAGTTTTTATAGTTGGCATCCGCAGCAAGTATGGCTTTGTGGCGCGGCACATACATGAGCTGCTTGCCTTTGTCGCTTCCGCTGCCCTCGTATACTGCTGCCTGTACCGACGAGGTATACGTATAGCCAGCCGTGGAACGGAGCTTGAGATCGCCGAGCGTGGCGGTGGCTGTGGTGCTGAGTTCTATCCCCTTGCTCTCCACTTTCTGCAGGTTGGTCGGGCGCCAGAGGCCGGTGCGATTCGGGGCCCACTGAATCCAGTCGTCAATGAGCATGTAGTAGCCGGTAGCTTCTGTTTCTAATAGGAAGGTGTTGCCCTGCACGAGCACGTGGCGCAGGCCGAGTTCGTAGTTCCAGCCCTGCTCCGGCTTCAGGTCGGGGTTGCCGGCCCCTGCCCAGAAGCGGTCGTTGAGGGTGGGCACGCGGTAACTGCCGCTGGCATTACCTTTGAGCGATACCTGGTGCCGGTTGCTGTTCAAAAACTTCCAGTTAAAGCCCAGTGCCGGAGTTAATGGCGGATTATAGTTTTCGACAAGTGCCTGGCGCAAGTTCAGGGTAAGTTGCAGGGGCTGCACCGGGTCGTAGCGGAAAAGGGCGAACAAGGAAGCGCGGCTTTCCTCTTGCTCACTGGCGTAGCCATCATTCCTTGCCACAAAATGCTGCAGGTTAACTCCACCGCGCAGGCTCCAGCGCTCGCCATAGGTATAGGTCTGCTCCGCCTGCAACTGGTAGGTATCCACATCCGCCTTTGAGTCGGTGCTATTATCGGTATAGTGCAGGAGATCGTTAAAGTAGGCCAGCTTCACGTCTGTTTGCCCCAGTTG is a window of Pontibacter kalidii DNA encoding:
- a CDS encoding DUF5074 domain-containing protein: MKKTNFFRSFFLAATLALTSIGFTSCDDKNDVEPELPVEVRGPYDQKGVFVLNEGNYTHTNASVSFMSDSAGHTVANNIFSKANADRPLGDVLTDLDLVEDRAYITVNNSNKIEVVNAYTFKTEAVLENLKQPRYFAALDADKAYVTEWVVYGEPGRVSVIDLKTMQITKSIPVGPQPEELILVDSKLYVANSGENTITVINTATDAVENTITVSDSPTNLVLDRNKNLWVLSAGKVMYTSDWSAIDYTLTTAGALNRVTLTTQNVQTFTFDSNRTMPANLAINGSGDKLYFNYDGKTLVQDINASSLSSTVIIDRSFHGMGVDPETGNIYGGDHNNWSGDGTVYVYSPDGTQVSSFKAGIGPNGFMFN
- a CDS encoding TonB-dependent receptor plug domain-containing protein; translated protein: MAKFSFLKVWLCACLGTIPAVALAQQDTTAYELRTVEVFGKPAEVYAAGSRVVQLDSAFLSTYSSGSLAEALQARTPLYFKTYGASGSSTVAFRGTNASQTAVLWNGLHIASPILGQADFSVLPLSGIGDVALQHGAAAATYGSGAIGGAVLLNSPKYNIEGFGGDLKLETGSFGKYFGSGSLGYGSKDFSYALSAYGNLAKNNFTYRDLSRFGTPEVRQEHAQVQQHGLTQDLNWQISPSTELSLHGWYTFSDRELQPAMGSVNTNAMQLDESLRLMAALQHQSQLGQTDVKLAYFNDLLHYTDNSTDSKADVDTYQLQAEQTYTYGERWSLRGGVNLQHFVARNDGYASEQEESRASLFALFRYDPVQPLQLTLNLRQALVENYNPPLTPALGFNWKFLNSNRHQVSLKGNASGSYRVPTLNDRFWAGAGNPDLKPEQGWNYELGLRHVLVQGNTFLLETEATGYYMLIDDWIQWAPNRTGLWRPTNLQKVESKGIELSTTATATLGDLKLRSTAGYTYTSSVQAAVYEGSGSDKGKQLMYVPRHKAILAADANYKNWSLLGNLNYTGLRYTSNSETSHLDDFMLLNLSLSRKLQLGQNTLLLTLRSDNLTNAAYQTMAYRAMPPRGYTFSLRFIIP